One window from the genome of Micromonospora aurantiaca ATCC 27029 encodes:
- a CDS encoding ATP-dependent DNA ligase yields the protein MRFAELAATSAAVGATSGRRAKVELLAAALRGLEPGEIPAGAGYLAGELRQRQTGVGWAGLRDLPPPAAEPTLTVAAVDAAIEEISRVAGAGSQARRRELVGRLFAAATADEQRLLTGLFRGELRQGAQAGLLADAVARAADVPVTAVRRALLLAGDLRAVAVAALTGGAAALAGFGLQVGRPLAPMLAQSAPSVDEALTATGVPAMVDVKLDGIRIQVHRSGPDIAVFTRSLDEITGRLPQVVAAVRALPARELVLDGEAIGLDAAGRPLPFQETSSRAARRTTPSTTGQAPVAPAVLAAAERTGEPVLTPYFFDLLHLDGTDLIDAPGRERWAALAGAVDASLLVDRIEVDDVEQAATAFAAAVDAGQEGVVVKDPAAPYDAGRRGSAWVKVKPRHTLDLVVLAVEWGSGRREGWLSNLHLGARDPRTGEFVMLGKTFKGLTDELLRWQTERFLSLAVEKGDWVVRVRPEQVVEIAFDGVQTSSRYPGGMALRFARVLRYRDDKTAAEADTIDAVRAIHAGRVTG from the coding sequence GTGCGTTTCGCGGAGCTGGCGGCCACCTCGGCCGCGGTCGGGGCCACCAGCGGCCGACGGGCCAAGGTGGAGTTGCTGGCCGCCGCGCTGCGCGGGCTGGAGCCGGGCGAGATCCCGGCCGGTGCCGGTTATCTCGCCGGTGAGCTGCGCCAGCGTCAGACCGGTGTCGGCTGGGCGGGCCTGCGTGACCTGCCTCCGCCGGCCGCCGAGCCGACGCTCACCGTCGCCGCCGTCGACGCGGCGATCGAGGAGATCTCCCGCGTCGCCGGGGCCGGTTCGCAGGCCCGGCGCCGGGAACTGGTCGGCCGTCTCTTCGCCGCCGCCACCGCCGACGAGCAGCGCCTGCTGACCGGCCTGTTCCGGGGCGAGCTGCGCCAGGGCGCGCAGGCCGGGCTGCTGGCCGACGCGGTCGCGCGCGCCGCCGACGTCCCGGTCACGGCCGTCCGGCGGGCCCTGCTGCTCGCCGGTGACCTGCGGGCGGTGGCGGTCGCGGCGCTCACCGGCGGCGCCGCCGCGCTGGCCGGGTTCGGGCTCCAGGTGGGCCGGCCGCTCGCGCCGATGCTGGCGCAGAGCGCGCCCTCGGTCGACGAGGCGCTCACCGCCACCGGCGTGCCGGCGATGGTCGACGTGAAGCTCGACGGCATCCGCATCCAGGTGCACCGCTCCGGCCCGGACATCGCGGTCTTCACCCGCAGCCTGGACGAGATCACCGGCCGGCTGCCCCAGGTGGTGGCCGCCGTCCGCGCGCTGCCCGCCCGCGAGCTGGTGCTCGACGGCGAGGCGATCGGGCTGGACGCCGCCGGCCGGCCGCTGCCGTTCCAGGAGACGTCCAGCCGGGCAGCCCGGCGCACCACGCCCAGCACCACCGGGCAGGCACCGGTCGCGCCCGCCGTGCTGGCCGCCGCCGAGCGCACCGGCGAACCGGTGCTCACGCCGTACTTCTTCGACCTGCTGCACCTCGACGGCACCGACCTGATCGACGCGCCCGGACGGGAGCGGTGGGCGGCCCTGGCCGGCGCGGTCGACGCCTCGCTGCTCGTCGACCGAATCGAGGTGGACGACGTGGAGCAGGCGGCCACGGCGTTCGCCGCGGCTGTCGACGCCGGTCAGGAGGGCGTGGTGGTCAAGGACCCGGCCGCGCCCTACGACGCCGGCCGGCGCGGCTCGGCCTGGGTCAAGGTCAAGCCGCGGCACACGCTCGACCTGGTGGTCCTCGCGGTCGAGTGGGGCAGCGGCCGGCGGGAGGGCTGGCTGTCCAACCTGCACCTCGGCGCCCGCGATCCGCGCACCGGCGAGTTCGTCATGCTCGGCAAGACGTTCAAGGGGCTCACCGACGAGCTCCTGCGCTGGCAGACCGAACGGTTCCTGTCGCTCGCCGTGGAGAAGGGCGACTGGGTGGTGCGGGTCCGGCCGGAGCAGGTGGTCGAGATCGCGTTCGACGGGGTGCAGACGAGCAGCCGGTACCCGGGCGGCATGGCGTTGCGCTTCGCCCGCGTGCTGCGCTACCGCGACGACAAGACCGCCGCCGAGGCGGACACCATCGACGCGGTCCGCGCCATCCACGCCGGCCGGGTCACCGGCTGA
- a CDS encoding GNAT family N-acetyltransferase, producing the protein MIGQVAVRRFPALTVSTPRIEVRHLVAADAEAVDEVFADRQTQRWLPLAEASGQIDGRAWCTELARQRRDSGDGDHWAVVRREDQRVVGSLWARRTDWGARLTELSYAIAPHARGYGLAVEAVDAVAIALILEHGFQRVELRVAAGNVASRRVAEKAGFSYEGLLRNAGIVRGARVDLELWSFVAADLR; encoded by the coding sequence GTGATCGGGCAGGTGGCGGTACGCCGGTTCCCGGCGCTCACCGTCTCGACCCCGCGCATCGAGGTGCGGCACCTCGTCGCCGCCGACGCGGAGGCGGTGGACGAGGTGTTCGCCGACCGGCAGACGCAGCGCTGGCTGCCGCTGGCCGAGGCGTCCGGGCAGATCGACGGGCGGGCGTGGTGCACCGAGCTGGCCCGGCAGCGGCGCGACAGCGGCGACGGCGACCACTGGGCGGTGGTCCGCCGGGAGGACCAGCGGGTGGTCGGCTCGCTCTGGGCCCGCCGTACCGACTGGGGCGCCCGGCTCACCGAGCTGTCGTACGCGATCGCGCCGCACGCCCGGGGTTACGGCCTGGCGGTAGAGGCGGTGGACGCGGTGGCCATCGCGTTGATCCTGGAGCACGGGTTCCAGCGGGTGGAGCTGCGGGTGGCGGCCGGCAACGTGGCGTCCCGGCGGGTCGCCGAGAAGGCCGGCTTCAGCTACGAGGGTCTGCTGCGCAACGCCGGTATCGTCCGCGGCGCCCGGGTCGACCTGGAGCTGTGGTCCTTCGTCGCCGCCGACCTCCGCTGA
- a CDS encoding transglycosylase domain-containing protein, which yields MSSRPLASAGRLVPLLRAGLIAGIVVAAALYPLVAVTGIGAKATAHAIEQKTSILKTALPAETSYVYAPDGKTVLTMFYEEYRQYTKIENMSPNIQQAIVAAEDNRFYQHHGVDPKGVARAFVSNARSGGVSQGASTITMQYVRMALRDSATTPKEVQEATQQTSLRKVKEMRMALDIEKHLSKEQILERYLNSAYFGHRAYGIYAASQIFFSKTPATLTPVEAATLAGLVKSPSEYDPITSDQKDATGRRNYVLDNMARLGYLSPDAAAAAKGQPIKLKLTTPPNDCAAIDGGHRSWGFYCDYLKNWWSSQPAFGENRLERMDKLRRGGYRIVLAVDPKTQAAAEKNVGAKDNTGSPFANGIVVAEPGTGRIKAMAVNRNYSLDLAENPNSSNPEAGPKVKANYPNTVAPLLGGGTLPGYQAGSTFKMFPMLAALNAGMPLSTAYDSPHTYKSAVYDGWAPSNASGAMTGRQTMWSGFGKSVNTYFVQLEEKIGADAGVRLAEQLGLRWRTDVDKEQASPGKAKKWGAFTLGVSDATPLEMANAYAAIAADGRYCEAIPVNAIMNRDGTPATYTTAGGVQREVAKPRCRQVVNADAARAATDAARCPTGDTPAKGSCGGWSTADSVRGTVGRPVAGKTGTTDSTRSAWFVGYTPELAAASFIADPDNPFNAVGDGQSQIPVNAVAQTLRDSLKGQPTRQFTPPSDQMVG from the coding sequence GTGAGCAGTCGTCCCCTTGCTTCCGCTGGCCGTCTCGTTCCCCTTCTCCGCGCCGGGCTGATCGCCGGCATCGTGGTCGCCGCCGCCCTGTATCCACTGGTCGCCGTAACCGGCATCGGGGCCAAGGCCACCGCGCACGCGATCGAACAGAAGACGAGCATCCTCAAGACCGCGCTGCCGGCCGAGACCTCGTACGTCTACGCGCCGGACGGCAAGACCGTGCTGACGATGTTCTACGAGGAGTACCGGCAGTACACCAAGATCGAGAACATGTCGCCGAACATCCAGCAGGCGATCGTCGCCGCCGAGGACAACCGCTTCTACCAGCACCACGGCGTCGACCCGAAGGGCGTGGCGCGTGCTTTCGTGTCCAACGCCCGATCCGGCGGCGTCTCCCAGGGCGCCTCGACGATCACCATGCAGTACGTGCGGATGGCGCTGCGGGACAGCGCGACCACGCCCAAGGAGGTCCAGGAGGCGACCCAGCAGACCAGCCTGCGCAAGGTCAAGGAGATGCGCATGGCGCTGGACATCGAGAAGCACCTGAGCAAGGAGCAGATCCTGGAGCGCTACCTCAACTCGGCCTACTTCGGTCACCGCGCGTACGGGATCTACGCCGCCTCGCAGATCTTCTTCTCCAAGACCCCGGCCACGCTCACCCCGGTCGAGGCGGCCACGCTGGCCGGGCTGGTGAAGTCGCCGTCGGAGTACGACCCGATCACCTCGGACCAGAAGGACGCCACCGGGCGGCGCAACTACGTGCTGGACAACATGGCCCGCCTCGGCTACCTGTCGCCCGATGCCGCCGCCGCGGCCAAGGGCCAGCCGATCAAGCTGAAGCTGACCACCCCGCCGAACGACTGCGCCGCGATCGACGGCGGCCACCGCAGCTGGGGCTTCTACTGCGACTACCTGAAGAACTGGTGGAGCTCGCAGCCCGCGTTCGGCGAGAACCGGCTGGAACGGATGGACAAGCTGCGCCGCGGCGGCTACCGGATCGTGCTCGCCGTCGACCCGAAGACCCAGGCGGCGGCGGAGAAGAACGTCGGCGCCAAGGACAACACCGGCAGCCCGTTCGCCAACGGCATCGTGGTCGCCGAACCCGGCACCGGACGGATCAAGGCGATGGCGGTGAACCGGAACTACTCGCTCGACCTGGCCGAGAACCCGAACAGCTCGAACCCGGAGGCCGGCCCGAAGGTCAAGGCGAACTACCCGAACACCGTGGCGCCGCTGCTCGGCGGCGGGACGCTACCGGGCTACCAGGCCGGTTCGACGTTCAAGATGTTCCCGATGCTCGCCGCGCTGAACGCCGGGATGCCGCTGTCCACCGCGTACGACTCGCCGCACACGTACAAGTCGGCCGTCTACGACGGGTGGGCCCCGTCCAACGCCAGCGGCGCGATGACCGGCCGGCAGACCATGTGGTCCGGGTTCGGCAAGTCGGTGAACACGTACTTCGTCCAACTGGAGGAGAAGATCGGGGCGGACGCCGGGGTGCGCCTGGCCGAGCAACTGGGGCTGCGCTGGCGTACCGACGTGGACAAGGAACAGGCGTCGCCGGGCAAGGCGAAGAAGTGGGGCGCGTTCACGCTCGGCGTCTCCGACGCCACCCCGCTGGAGATGGCGAACGCGTACGCCGCCATCGCCGCCGACGGGCGCTACTGCGAGGCCATCCCGGTCAACGCGATCATGAACCGGGACGGCACGCCGGCCACGTACACGACGGCGGGCGGGGTGCAGCGGGAGGTCGCCAAGCCGCGGTGCCGGCAGGTGGTGAACGCCGACGCGGCCCGCGCCGCCACGGACGCGGCGCGCTGCCCGACCGGCGACACCCCGGCCAAGGGGAGCTGCGGCGGCTGGTCGACAGCCGACAGCGTGCGGGGCACCGTGGGCCGCCCGGTCGCCGGCAAGACGGGTACGACGGACAGCACCCGGTCGGCGTGGTTCGTCGGCTACACGCCGGAGCTGGCGGCGGCGAGCTTCATCGCCGACCCGGACAATCCGTTCAACGCGGTGGGTGACGGCCAGTCGCAGATCCCGGTGAACGCGGTGGCGCAGACCCTGCGGGACTCCCTGAAGGGCCAGCCCACCCGCCAGTTCACCCCACCCTCCGACCAGATGGTCGGCTGA
- a CDS encoding SURF1 family cytochrome oxidase biogenesis protein, whose amino-acid sequence MYRFLLTPRWLGYLALTLVAATVMVFLGNWQLDRYRGRTAVNERIDAGATMTPAPLRDALPAPSGGDVGPAPSEELTWSRVTATGRYDSANTVLIRGRTVDRTVGFEVLTPLVLADGTAVLVDRGWIPPVPGAGATVQPEVPAAPAGEVTVTGRVVGSESGGGAVSRRDGKLEARRIDIPRLAEQLPYPVTGGYVLLDGQTPAADPAFQAVQIGHTNNWQNFGYVWQWWIFAVMSLFGYGWVARREARRRAGLDTPGEPVDRAAEPAAPTSA is encoded by the coding sequence GTGTACCGGTTCCTGCTGACCCCGCGCTGGCTCGGCTACCTCGCGCTCACGCTCGTCGCCGCCACGGTGATGGTGTTCCTGGGCAACTGGCAGCTGGACCGCTACCGGGGCCGGACGGCCGTCAACGAGCGCATCGACGCCGGGGCCACCATGACGCCCGCGCCGCTGCGCGACGCGCTCCCCGCGCCCAGCGGCGGCGACGTCGGTCCCGCGCCGTCCGAGGAGCTCACCTGGAGCCGGGTCACCGCCACCGGCCGGTACGACAGCGCGAACACCGTCCTGATCCGCGGCCGCACCGTCGACCGGACCGTCGGCTTCGAGGTGCTCACCCCGCTGGTGCTGGCCGACGGCACCGCGGTGCTCGTCGACCGGGGCTGGATCCCGCCCGTGCCGGGCGCCGGCGCGACAGTCCAGCCGGAGGTGCCGGCGGCGCCGGCCGGCGAGGTGACAGTGACCGGCCGGGTGGTCGGCAGCGAGAGCGGCGGCGGCGCGGTCAGCCGGCGCGACGGCAAGCTGGAGGCCCGGCGCATCGACATCCCCCGCCTGGCCGAGCAACTCCCCTACCCGGTGACCGGCGGCTACGTGCTGCTCGACGGCCAGACGCCGGCCGCCGACCCGGCCTTCCAGGCGGTCCAGATCGGACACACCAACAACTGGCAGAACTTCGGCTACGTGTGGCAGTGGTGGATCTTCGCGGTGATGAGCCTGTTCGGCTACGGCTGGGTGGCGCGCCGGGAGGCCCGCCGCCGGGCCGGGCTGGACACCCCGGGTGAGCCGGTGGACCGCGCCGCCGAGCCCGCCGCCCCCACCTCCGCCTGA
- a CDS encoding dipeptidase produces the protein MTTPILSESEVRAAVERELPGVRADLERLVRIPGIAFEGFDHSHVERSAEAVAELLRGCGLDTRIVRSGGQPAVIGTKAAPAGAPTVLMYAHHDVQPVGDLSLWESDPFEPVERDGRLYGRGAADDKAGIMAHVAALRAFGDRLPVGVVLFIEGEEEYGSDSLERLLAEHRDDLASDVIVIADSTNWDVGVPALTTSLRGIVNCFVEVRTLDHAVHSGMFGGAVPDALTALVKLLGTLHDEAGDVAVDGLAAREGASVDYPEDRFRAEAGLVDGARLFGTGRITDRLWTKPALAILGVDAPSTGEAPNALVPSAKAKLSVRLAPGDDPKKAYAALTAHLERHAPWGAQVSVTFEHDGAPCVIDASGPMFDAARSAFRTAWDGTDPVDIGVGGSIPFIATFQEMFPRAAILVTGVEDPHARAHGPNESLHLGEFARVCLAEALLLARVAEAGNRA, from the coding sequence ATGACCACTCCGATCCTCTCCGAGTCCGAGGTGCGGGCCGCCGTCGAGCGGGAACTCCCCGGCGTCCGTGCCGACCTCGAGCGACTCGTCCGCATCCCGGGCATCGCCTTCGAGGGCTTCGACCACTCGCACGTGGAGCGCTCCGCCGAGGCGGTGGCGGAGCTGCTGCGCGGCTGCGGCCTCGACACGCGGATCGTCCGGTCCGGCGGCCAGCCCGCGGTGATCGGCACGAAGGCGGCCCCGGCCGGCGCGCCCACAGTGCTCATGTACGCGCACCACGACGTGCAGCCGGTCGGCGACCTGTCGCTGTGGGAGTCGGACCCGTTCGAGCCGGTGGAGCGCGACGGCCGCCTCTACGGCCGGGGCGCCGCCGACGACAAGGCGGGCATCATGGCGCACGTCGCCGCGCTGCGCGCGTTCGGCGACCGGCTGCCGGTCGGCGTGGTGCTGTTCATCGAGGGCGAGGAGGAGTACGGCTCGGACTCGCTGGAGCGGCTGCTCGCCGAGCACCGTGACGACCTGGCCTCGGACGTCATCGTGATCGCCGACTCCACCAACTGGGACGTCGGCGTGCCGGCGCTGACCACCTCGCTGCGCGGCATCGTGAACTGCTTCGTGGAGGTGCGCACGCTCGACCACGCGGTGCACAGCGGCATGTTCGGCGGCGCCGTGCCGGACGCGCTCACCGCGCTGGTGAAGCTGCTCGGCACGCTGCACGACGAGGCGGGTGACGTAGCGGTGGACGGGCTGGCCGCCCGCGAGGGCGCCAGCGTCGACTACCCGGAGGACCGGTTCCGCGCCGAGGCCGGCCTGGTCGACGGCGCGCGGCTGTTCGGCACCGGCCGGATCACCGACCGGCTCTGGACGAAGCCGGCGCTGGCGATCCTGGGCGTGGACGCGCCGTCCACCGGCGAGGCCCCGAACGCGCTGGTGCCGTCCGCGAAGGCGAAGCTGAGCGTACGGCTGGCGCCGGGCGACGACCCGAAGAAGGCGTACGCGGCGCTGACCGCGCACCTGGAGCGGCACGCGCCGTGGGGCGCTCAGGTGTCGGTGACGTTCGAGCACGACGGCGCGCCCTGCGTCATCGACGCCTCGGGGCCGATGTTCGACGCGGCCCGGTCGGCGTTCCGGACGGCCTGGGACGGCACCGACCCGGTCGACATCGGGGTGGGCGGGTCGATCCCGTTCATCGCCACGTTCCAGGAGATGTTCCCGCGGGCCGCGATCCTGGTGACCGGTGTGGAGGACCCGCACGCGCGGGCGCACGGGCCGAACGAGAGCCTGCACCTGGGCGAGTTCGCGCGGGTGTGCCTGGCCGAGGCGCTGCTGCTGGCCCGGGTGGCCGAGGCCGGAAACCGCGCCTGA
- the cobC gene encoding Rv2231c family pyridoxal phosphate-dependent protein CobC, with protein MPAAPTGSAAALDEPDLGHHGDAEATPGLVDLAVNVRRAPMPDWLADPITAALGDLAAYPDPAPARAAVAHRHGRPPEEVLLTAGAAEGFVLLARALSGVRHPVVVHPQFTEPEAALRAAGHRVDRVLLDPADGFRLDPARVPGDADLVMIGNPTNPTSVLHPADTIAALARPGRVLVVDEAFADTTAAPGVDGEPESLAARRDLPGLVVVRSLTKTWGLAGLRIGYLLGDAALLARFATAQPLWAVSTPALAAATACAAPAAVAAERAIAAELAADRDHLVARLSGLPGVRVAGRPAAAFVLIHVAGAAGVRERLRAHGWAVRRGDTFPGLGPDWLRIAVRDRRTTDAFIETLARILEA; from the coding sequence ATGCCCGCAGCACCGACCGGGAGCGCCGCCGCGCTCGACGAGCCCGACCTGGGCCACCACGGGGACGCCGAGGCCACTCCCGGCCTGGTGGACCTGGCGGTGAACGTGCGCCGCGCCCCGATGCCGGACTGGCTGGCCGACCCGATCACCGCGGCGCTGGGCGACCTGGCCGCGTATCCGGACCCGGCCCCGGCCCGCGCCGCCGTCGCTCACCGGCACGGGCGACCCCCGGAGGAGGTACTCCTCACCGCCGGCGCCGCCGAGGGTTTCGTCCTGCTCGCCCGCGCGCTGTCCGGCGTCCGCCACCCCGTTGTGGTGCACCCGCAGTTCACCGAGCCGGAGGCCGCGCTGCGGGCCGCCGGGCACCGGGTCGACCGGGTGCTGCTCGACCCGGCCGACGGCTTCCGCCTGGACCCGGCCCGCGTCCCCGGCGACGCCGACCTGGTCATGATCGGCAACCCCACGAACCCGACCTCGGTCCTGCACCCGGCGGACACCATCGCCGCGCTGGCCCGTCCCGGCCGGGTGCTCGTGGTCGACGAGGCGTTCGCCGACACCACAGCCGCGCCCGGCGTCGACGGCGAGCCCGAGTCGCTCGCCGCCCGCCGCGACCTCCCCGGCCTCGTGGTGGTCCGCAGCCTCACCAAGACCTGGGGCCTGGCCGGGCTGCGGATCGGCTACCTGCTCGGCGACGCCGCGCTGCTGGCCCGGTTCGCCACCGCGCAGCCGCTCTGGGCGGTCTCCACCCCGGCGCTCGCCGCCGCCACCGCCTGCGCCGCGCCGGCCGCCGTCGCCGCCGAACGCGCCATCGCCGCCGAACTCGCCGCCGACCGCGACCACCTGGTGGCCCGCCTGTCCGGCCTGCCGGGGGTACGCGTGGCGGGCCGCCCGGCTGCCGCCTTCGTCCTGATCCACGTGGCCGGCGCCGCCGGCGTACGCGAGCGGCTGCGCGCCCACGGCTGGGCGGTACGCCGGGGCGACACGTTCCCCGGGCTCGGCCCGGACTGGCTCCGGATCGCCGTACGCGACCGGCGCACCACCGACGCGTTCATCGAGACGCTGGCACGGATCCTGGAGGCATGA
- a CDS encoding rhodanese-like domain-containing protein gives MCPGVDALLEQARAGLRRLTPHETVEAVRGGALLIDTRTEAQRREEGELPGAIVIDRTVLEWRLDPASAWRIPEATGYDREIVVVCREGYSSSLAAASLQTLGLRQATDMIGGVQGWREAGLPMSDRPADVRY, from the coding sequence ATGTGTCCGGGCGTCGACGCCCTCCTGGAACAGGCCCGCGCCGGTCTCCGCCGGCTCACCCCGCACGAGACCGTCGAGGCGGTCCGTGGCGGCGCGCTGCTGATCGACACGCGTACCGAGGCGCAGCGCCGCGAGGAGGGTGAGCTGCCCGGCGCGATCGTCATCGACCGCACGGTGCTGGAGTGGCGACTCGACCCGGCCAGCGCGTGGCGCATACCCGAGGCCACCGGGTACGACCGCGAGATCGTCGTGGTGTGCCGGGAGGGGTACAGCTCCAGCCTGGCCGCCGCCAGCCTCCAGACGCTGGGGCTGCGGCAGGCCACCGACATGATCGGCGGCGTGCAGGGCTGGCGGGAGGCCGGACTGCCGATGTCCGACCGCCCGGCCGACGTGCGCTACTGA
- a CDS encoding cobyrinate a,c-diamide synthase, with the protein MTDVPRVVLSAPSSGHGTGAVSLGLLAAFTDRGIPVAGFKVGPDQVDAAYLGLAAGRAGRTLDPRLVGPERIAPLFAYGAAGAGFALVQGTMGLYDSVGGRPESESTAAVATALRSPVVLVVDVAAMGQSVAALVHGFRAYDDELWLGGVILNRVASPRHEALLREALDDVGVPVYGALRRHELPPVLPARRYGTGPVVRADADAERGVRRLGEAVAATVDLDRLLALARSAPALTVEPWSPEPADAPQPSGERPVVALAGGPAGAYSHPETAELLRAAGAEVVTLDPLRDEALPAGARALVVGGGLPETYAEQLSANRRLCIAVAELARSGRPVIAEGAGLLWLARELDGLPMCGVLDAVGTIRDGLVVGYRTATAVTDSVVAAAGTTVTGHKQHAAVLTPRAGDRPAWRWEGGNPEGFVRQAVHASQLVPHWAAHPDIAARLVAAALAPVGAPA; encoded by the coding sequence ATGACCGACGTGCCGCGCGTCGTGCTGAGTGCGCCCTCCTCGGGGCACGGCACCGGCGCCGTCTCCCTCGGCCTGCTCGCGGCGTTCACCGACCGGGGGATCCCGGTGGCCGGGTTCAAGGTCGGGCCGGACCAGGTGGACGCGGCGTATCTGGGGCTCGCCGCCGGGCGCGCCGGGCGCACGCTGGACCCGAGACTCGTCGGCCCGGAGCGGATCGCCCCCCTCTTCGCGTACGGCGCGGCCGGCGCCGGGTTCGCGCTGGTGCAGGGCACGATGGGCCTCTACGACTCGGTCGGCGGACGACCGGAGAGCGAGTCCACGGCAGCAGTCGCCACCGCGCTGCGCAGCCCGGTGGTGCTCGTGGTGGACGTGGCCGCGATGGGCCAGTCGGTGGCCGCGCTGGTGCACGGCTTCCGGGCGTACGACGACGAGCTGTGGCTGGGCGGCGTGATCCTCAACCGGGTGGCCTCGCCCCGGCACGAGGCGCTGTTGCGCGAGGCGCTCGACGACGTGGGCGTGCCGGTCTACGGGGCGTTGCGCCGGCACGAGCTGCCCCCGGTGCTGCCCGCCCGCCGGTACGGCACCGGTCCCGTGGTGCGTGCCGACGCGGACGCCGAACGCGGCGTACGCCGGCTCGGTGAGGCGGTGGCCGCCACCGTCGACCTCGACCGGCTGCTGGCGCTGGCCCGCTCCGCCCCCGCGCTCACCGTGGAGCCGTGGTCGCCGGAGCCGGCCGACGCGCCGCAGCCGTCGGGGGAGCGGCCGGTGGTGGCGCTCGCCGGCGGACCGGCCGGCGCCTACAGCCACCCCGAGACCGCCGAGCTGCTGCGCGCCGCGGGCGCCGAGGTGGTCACGCTCGACCCGCTGCGCGACGAGGCGCTGCCCGCCGGGGCGCGCGCGCTCGTCGTCGGCGGCGGGCTGCCCGAGACGTACGCGGAGCAGCTCTCCGCCAACCGCCGCCTCTGCATCGCGGTGGCCGAGCTGGCCCGTTCGGGCCGCCCGGTGATCGCCGAGGGGGCCGGCCTGCTCTGGCTGGCACGGGAGCTGGACGGCCTGCCCATGTGCGGGGTGCTCGACGCGGTCGGCACGATCCGGGACGGCCTGGTGGTCGGCTACCGCACGGCCACCGCTGTCACCGACAGCGTGGTGGCCGCGGCCGGCACGACGGTGACCGGGCACAAGCAGCACGCCGCAGTGCTCACTCCGCGGGCCGGTGACCGTCCGGCCTGGCGCTGGGAGGGTGGCAACCCGGAGGGCTTCGTCCGGCAGGCGGTGCACGCCTCGCAGCTCGTGCCGCACTGGGCCGCGCATCCGGACATCGCGGCCCGGCTGGTGGCCGCCGCGCTGGCGCCGGTGGGGGCGCCGGCGTGA